The following proteins are encoded in a genomic region of Liolophura sinensis isolate JHLJ2023 chromosome 7, CUHK_Ljap_v2, whole genome shotgun sequence:
- the LOC135471232 gene encoding Rieske domain-containing protein-like, with the protein MWTFTTCTAYNAHSFINDLNEFTFSCANHLIFVYGQPGEFACRVTDFVDDDRVRVVINKRDVVIFQRKDKYYAMDAHCFHQGGALYAGDIEDIDGRPCVKCPSHRYRICIENGERFMELHETEPPTWQSRGIRQRTHTVFLKDDKLFVRLSSFDKPFDSDKYNDGTGTEK; encoded by the exons ATGTGGACTTTCACTACTTGTACAGCATACAACGCCCACTCATTTATAAATGACCTAAATGagtttacattttcatgtgCTAACCACCTGATTTTCGTTTACGGACAGCCAGGAGAGTTTGCCTGCCGCGTCACGGACTTTGTCGATGATGACCGAGTGAGGGTTGTGATCAACAAAAGGGACGTGGTGATCTTTCAGCGGAAGGACAAGTATTATGCAATGGACGCACATTGTTTCC ATCAAGGGGGTGCCCTGTACGCTGGTGATATAGAG GACATAGATGGACGCCCCTGTGTTAAGTGCCCGTCCCACAGGTATCGGATCTGTATTGAGAATGGCGAAAGGTTCATGGAACTACATGAG ACAGAGCCTCCGACGTGGCAGTCACGTGGTATCCGACAGAGAACTCACACAGTATTCTTAAAAGATGATAAACTCTTTGTGCGACTCTCAAGTTTTGACAAGCCTTTTGATTCGGATAAATACAACGACGGTACCGGCACCGAAAAGTGA